The genomic window TTTGTAGAATCCTTCTCCGGTTGCAACACCCATTTTACCTTTGTCGATGTAATCATGTTTGATCATATCAGCCAATTGCTTGTAGTCTGGATCCGTTTCAGCTTGCATTGCAGTGATATCGTAAGCTGTCTTTAATCCGACGATGTCTAAAATACCAAATGGTCCAAATGGTGCTTTAGTTGCCAACATCCAAGTTTTATCGACCGTTTCAATATCAGCAACACCCTTAGCTAATAGCATTTGTGCGGCATTTAGTAATGGAACTAATAATGTATTTAAAACATAGCCCGGTTGTTCTTTCTTCAACTTGATTGGGATCATTCCAATACCCTTGGCAAATTCCACTACCTCATCATATACTTCTGGGTCAGTCCATTTTGTGCCCATAACTTCAGCCGTGTTGTTCTTCCAAATTTCATTAGCAAAGTGCAATGCCAAGAATTTTTCGGGACGGCCTGTTAATTCAGCAAATTGACTAGGAAGCAAAGTCGAAGTATTTGTAGCAAAAATTGTTTTTTCATCTGCCACTGATGCTAGTTGTTTGTAGTAGCTTTCCTTAATATCCATTCTTTCTGGGATGGCCTCAATGACTAAGTCTGCTCCCTTCACAGCTGCACCCAGGTCGGTATTGTAATTTAAACTAGCCGGAACAGATTCAGCATTTTTACGAGAGGTCGAAAGATCAGCAATCAGCGTATCCTTCAAATGTGGTAGGATCGTACTCTCATAAACTCCTGGTCTTAAAAAAACGTCTAGATGTTCAGCTTGGCCTTGCACTTCCTTCTTGTAAGTGTCGACTAAACCGATCATCCGATCTTTGGCTTTAGCTATCACCTCGTCATTAATATCATAGATGGTAACGTTGTAGCCTCGAAATGCGGTTTGAAATGCGATCTGGCTACCCAATACACCAGATCCTGCGATAGTAACATTCTTTATGGTCATAATACATCCTCCAATCCTATGATAAATTCACAAACTTTTGTAATCGCTTACAGTATACCGGATATACAATTTTTTTAGAAAGAAAAAGCCTTCCAGTAAGATGGAAGACTGATTTTGTCCTAATAATTTTTGCGACGCGTAAAGGCAAAGTAGCCAATGGCCAAAAATGCGGCCACATATACCAACGTCATCCACAACATAGTGTTGGTCTGTAAATGAGTCACATGATGTAATTCAGGCATCATTATTTGTGTTTTCAAATTCATCATGTTTAATGGGCTCCACTTGATCCAATCCCAGCGCTCTATTGCCATGGTCTCGAACATCCCCATTGCTGAAGTTGCAATGTAAAACACGACGCCAAAAGTTACCGAAACGGCCGAATTTTTGAATAAAGTCGACATCATTACTACTAAACTCAAAACTAACCAAGTTGTGATAAACGCCCCGACGATTGTTAACCAGAGCTCATTTACAACTGAGTGATTGTCAATCATGCTATTAAACTTGATGCTTGGGAAAAAGATTACCTTCAAAAGGATTGCAAAAATAGTTGAGATCACAAAATAGAAAACGTTCAAGATCAATAAGGTGATCCATTTACTCAACAATACTTGCCCACGCGAGTATTGACGATACAGCAAATTCTTGATCGTGCCATATTCGAACTCCTGTGTGATCAGGGTACTTCCGGCAAAAATCATTAAATAAACGATCCAAGTCGTTGCACTGAACAATTGTGTAAAAATTGCTGTGCCGTTGATGGGAGTATTCGATTCTTTGACCAATTGCTTGGTCATAATTGCAGCAATCAGCATAAATGCCATCACGACAACTGGCAAGATAAACGTTGTTTTTCGTTTGCCTAATTTATAAAATTCTTGTCTGATCAATGTTAGCAAATTTAATCCCCCCTATTGATTATCGTCCTGTAAGATTTGTAATAATGAATCTTCCAAAATGATGTTTTGACGTTCAACGTTATAAACATCAATTCCAGTTTCGATCAATAATCGTAAGGCTTTGGCAAGCGTGACATTTTCAGTCTTGTTGATGATCAAACTCTGATCATCGGCTAAGTCATAATTACTATTCTCTAAAATATCGCGTGCATTCAGATCGTCCGAAGTTTCTAAAACGTATGCTTGACGGTCAGAATGCAGTATTTGGTCAATCGGTGCATCGGCAACCACGGAACCTTTATCGATGACAACTACATCGTCGACGATCTTTTCTAATTCGCTTAGAATGTGGCTAGAAATAAGGATTGTCATTCCTGATTTAGCTTTATCCACTAGCAACTTTCGTAAACTCTTATTGGCCTGTGGATCCAATCCATTCATCGGCTCATCTAAGATCAACAACTTCGGTTGATTTACTAGTGCTAAGGCAATCCCTAGTT from Companilactobacillus sp. includes these protein-coding regions:
- a CDS encoding ATP-binding cassette domain-containing protein, giving the protein MDNILEIEGLNKHFGSKSALKDVGFKIKQGHIVGLVGPNGAGKSTIMKSILGLTSSESGEIKLDSELITVSNHPKLSQAGALIEYPGIYPYMTGYEHLKLFAVGGRAEDNISQTVQDLGMEQYIIKKAKSYSLGMKQKLGIALALVNQPKLLILDEPMNGLDPQANKSLRKLLVDKAKSGMTILISSHILSELEKIVDDVVVIDKGSVVADAPIDQILHSDRQAYVLETSDDLNARDILENSNYDLADDQSLIINKTENVTLAKALRLLIETGIDVYNVERQNIILEDSLLQILQDDNQ
- a CDS encoding ABC transporter permease is translated as MLTLIRQEFYKLGKRKTTFILPVVVMAFMLIAAIMTKQLVKESNTPINGTAIFTQLFSATTWIVYLMIFAGSTLITQEFEYGTIKNLLYRQYSRGQVLLSKWITLLILNVFYFVISTIFAILLKVIFFPSIKFNSMIDNHSVVNELWLTIVGAFITTWLVLSLVVMMSTLFKNSAVSVTFGVVFYIATSAMGMFETMAIERWDWIKWSPLNMMNLKTQIMMPELHHVTHLQTNTMLWMTLVYVAAFLAIGYFAFTRRKNY
- a CDS encoding 3-hydroxyacyl-CoA dehydrogenase, translating into MTIKNVTIAGSGVLGSQIAFQTAFRGYNVTIYDINDEVIAKAKDRMIGLVDTYKKEVQGQAEHLDVFLRPGVYESTILPHLKDTLIADLSTSRKNAESVPASLNYNTDLGAAVKGADLVIEAIPERMDIKESYYKQLASVADEKTIFATNTSTLLPSQFAELTGRPEKFLALHFANEIWKNNTAEVMGTKWTDPEVYDEVVEFAKGIGMIPIKLKKEQPGYVLNTLLVPLLNAAQMLLAKGVADIETVDKTWMLATKAPFGPFGILDIVGLKTAYDITAMQAETDPDYKQLADMIKHDYIDKGKMGVATGEGFYKYPNPAYRDPSFLE